The Thermoanaerobaculales bacterium sequence GCTTCACAACGATCCTCTGAAGGCGCTCCCCGAGGGAGCCACCTGTGGCGATTTCAGGTCTCAACCACTTCTTCAACCGCGACCTCGCTCTGAAATCGCCAAAGATGGGACGCCCGCACGACGCCCTCGCCTCGTGCTCCCCTCGTCTCCCGGGCACGGAGACGGGCACGGGCAAGGAGACGGGTTGATGTCTCTCGATTGCGGCCGTCCACGCATCCCCCCGCTCCCGGCGATCTCGCTTCGCCCCAGGTCCGATAAGATGGCTCCGTGAGGTTCCCCCGCCTGCTGGTCACCACCCTCTACATCGGCTATCTGGTGCAGGTCGGGCTGCTGATGGTGGTGCTGCCGTGGTCGACCCTGTGGCCTCTGCTCATGACCCGGCTCCCCCCGACCGCCGCCTGGCTGCTGGACGCGCCCGCCGTGCGCGGCGCCCTGGCCGGCTTCGGGCTCCTGCACCTGCTCCTGGTGGTGGCGGAGGTGGTGCACGCCGGCGCTCGCGACGTCCGGCAGCGCGACCCCCGCGCCTCCTCCGCCGCGCCGGCCTCGAAGGGCCCTGGCGGAGCGTCGCCGACCTGATCCGCGGTACGGTGGGGGCCCGGCACGCCGAGCCTGGGGGCCGCATCTCGCCCCCGCAGCCGCTGCGCCGGCCCGACGGATCGCCCGCCGGCCCGGCTTGACGGTGCCGGCGGTCCCGCGTAGGCTCGCTGCTCGGCGACCGCCGCTGCCGGCCCGCCGCCGCCACCCGATGAGAAGCGCTCTGCCGTGGGTCACCGCCGCCCTCGTGGTCGTCCTCGACCGCGTCACCAAGATGCTGGTCGTGGATCATCTGACCGTCGGCAGCTGGACCCCGGTGGTCCCGGGCCTGGCGCTGACCCGCGTCCACAACACGGGCATCGCCTTCAGCCTGTTCAGCGACGGCAGCTGGCTGTCGCGCGTGCTGCTGCACGCCGTCATCCTGACCGCAGTCGTGCTGATCGCCTGGATGGCGAGACGGCACGGCCACCACCGTCTGCTCGCCGGCTTCGCCTTCGGGCTGATCCTGGGGGGCGCTGCCGGCAACCTGATCGACCGCGTCCTCTACGGTTGGGTCATCGACTTCCTGCACCTCTGGCTCCGGCTCGGCGACCGGACCTGGTCGTGGCCCGACTTCAACGTCGCCGACGCCGCCATCACGGTCGGCGCGATCCTGCTCATCCTCAACGAGCTCCTGGCCGGGCGCGGCCAGCCGTCACATGCACCCGATCCTTCTTGACCTCGGCTTCTTCCAGGTGCCGAGCTACGGCGTCCTGGTCGCCCTCGGCGTGATCGCGGGCCTGCTCACCTTGAAGCGGCGGGCCGACCGCGCCGGGCTCGACGGCGCCCGGCTGGTGGATGTCGGCCTCTGGCTCGTCATCTGGGCGCTGGTCGGCGCCAAGGGGCTGTTGGTGCTCGTCGAGCTGCCGCGCTACCTGCGCGACCCGGGCGAGCTGGTCGGCCTGGTGCGGGCCGGTGGAGTCTTCCTCGGCGGCTTCGCCGCGGCCGTGGCCGCGGGCGTCGTGCTGTTCCGCCGCTACCACCTCCCGGTCCTCGCCACGATGGACGTCTTCGTGCCCTCGGTCGCCCTGGGGCAGGCCATCGGCAGGGTCGGGTGCCTGATGGCCGGCTGCTGCTGGGGCAGCCGCTGCGACCTGCCGTGGGCGATCACCTACACCGACCCGGCCGCCGCCGCCAACGTCGGCACGCCGCTGCACGTTCCCCTCCACCCCTACCCCGCCTACGAGGCGCTCTTCAACTTCGCCCTGTTCGTCGGGCTCGAGGCGCTGCACCGCCGGCGGCCGGCGCCCGGACGCGTGTTCGCGGCCTACCTCCTGACCTACGGCGCCGGTCGGTTCGCGCTCGAGTGGGCGCGGGGGGACGCCGCGCGCGGCTTCGTGCTGTCGGGGGCCCTTTCGACCAGCCAGCTGATCTCGCTCGGGCTGGTCGTGCTCGGCACGGCACTGCTCGTCCGGCTGCCGCGCCGCACACCGCCGTGAGCCCGCTCCACCGCTTCTCCGTGCCCGACCGCCTCGCCGGAGAGCGCCTCGACCGCTGCGTCGCCGAGCTCCACGGCCAGTGGTCGCGGTCGCGCGTCCGCCGTCTGCTCGATGACGGTCGCGTGCTGGTCAACGACCAGCCCGCAAAGCCGGCCACGATCGTCGCGGCCGGCGATCGGATCGAGGTCGACGAGCCGCCGCTGCAGCCGCTCGGCCTCGCCGCCGAGGACATCCCGCTCGTGATCCTCCACGAGGACGAGGCGCTGCTGGTGCTCGACAAGCCGCCCGGGCTCGTCATCCACCCGGCCACCGGGAACCGGTCCGGCACCCTGGTCAACGCCCTGCTCCGGCACTGCAGCACGCTGTCCGGAATCGGCGGGGTCGAGCGACCCGGGATCGTGCATCGCCTCGACAAGGACACCTCCGGCCTGATGGTCGTCGCGAAAACCGAGCGCGCCCACCTCTCGCTGTCGCTCGCCTTCCGCCGGCGGGAGGTCGAGAAGCGCTACCTGGCGGTCTGCTTCGGCGCTCCCGCCGAGCCCGCGGGGGTGATCGAGGGCGCCGTCGGCCGCCACCCCACCGAGCGCAAGCGGATGGCCGTGGTCGAGTCCGGCCGCCCCGCCCGGACCCTCTACACGGTCATCGAACGCCTGTCCGGCACCAGCCTCGTCGAGTGCCGGCCGGTCACCGGCCGCACCCACCAGATCCGGGTCCACCTGGCGCACATCGGGCACGCGCTGGTCGGCGACCAGACGTACGCCGGTCGCCAGTGGCGCAACCTCGAGGACCCCCGCCAGCGCGCCGCATGCCGCGACTTCCCGCGCCAGGCCCTCCACGCCTGGCGGCTCGCCTTCCTCCACCCGGTCACCGGGGAGCGGCACGAGTTCGAGGCCCCACCGCCGGCGGACTTCCTCCTCCTGGTGGAGGCTCTGCGGCCGGGCCGCTGAGCACCCGCGGTCGGCTATCATGGGCGGCGGCGGAACATCAAGATCCAGCGGTGGACAACGATGCAGCGGATCGCGAGCACCCAGGACATCCCGGCCGGCGGCCTGCGGTTCAGCTACCGCGAGGGGCCGTTCGACGAAGAGGGCATCCTGCTCGTGACCGCCGACGGCGGCGTGCGCGCCTTCAAGAACCAGTGCCGGCACCTGCCGACCCCGCTCGACCACGCCGATCCCGGAGAGCTGTGGGATCGGGACCAGCGCCACCTGCTCTGCAGCTCGCACGGCGCCCGCTACCGACCGGGCGACGGGCTGTGCGTCGCCGGTCCGTGCGCCGGCTCCCACCTCAAGGCCCTCCCGATCGTCCTCCGCGACGGCGAGGTCTTCCTCGACACCGCGAAGCTGGGCGGGTTCTTTGCGGTGTAGGCGGGGTCCCTCCACCCCCGCCCGATTCCGCCTCCGCTTCCGCGCCCGGCTTCTCAGTCGAAGACCCTGTTGAACGGGTCGACCTGGGGAGCTTTCCGCCTCGTACTTGCCGCAGCTCGCTGCAGTCACGACGGGAGTCCTCGGCCGACGGGATCGCGTCCGGACGCGGAAGCGGGCGCGGGCGCGGACGCCGTTCAGCTCGTCGTGGCCTCGCGGCGCCTACATCCCCCGCACGAACGCGTCCATCTTGGCGAAGGCCTCGGCGATCTCCTCCACCCACCACAGCATCGGCTGGTAGGTGGTGATCGGGTAGCGGAGGTCCTTGGCCAGGTCCGGGTCGAAGCGGCGGATCTCGACTGCCCCGCTCAGCGCGTGCTCGAGCTCGCCGTAGCTCGACAGCAGCCCCGCGCCGTAGGCCCGCACCTCGCCACCGGTGCGCAGCAGCCCGTACTCGATCGTGAACCAGTAGAGCGTGGCGAGCTGCTCGATCTGGCGATCGTCGGCGCGCTCGGAGCCCTCGCCGATCTTCTGGGACAGGTCGGCGAACTCCGGGATGGCCAGCATCGGCGCGTGGCCCATCAGCTCGTGCACGAGGTCCGGCTCCGGCGTGTAGAGCGGCTGGCTCGAGTGCCGGATGTACTGGGTGGCGCAGAAGACCCGGCGCGCCAGCTTGCCCAGGAACTGGCGCGGCGAGACGAGCCCCGCCACCGGCTGCAGCCGGAAGCCGGTCCGCTCGGTGAGGAAACGGCTGACCTCCGGCAGCTGCGGAATGGCGTCGGCGCGGTAGCCCAGGGCGTCGATCACCTGGTTGAACTCGGCGCAGGCGTGCGTCGGGTAGAGAGCGGTCAGCCGCTTGAACACGGTGGCCCAGGTCGCGCGCTCGCCGTCGCTGTAGGCGACCTCCTGCGCCTCGCCATTACCGTCGATGGGGGGAGCGAGCCGCGCGATCTGGTCGCGCCGCCGCCGATACTCAGGGTCATGAAAACCGGGATGGTCGGCCTCGAGGCTGACGACGTAGTCCTGCATGGCGTCCTCGTTGCGACTCAGTCTGGTTTGCACTATGACATGAATCCCCCGAGCGCTGCAAGGACGCGATGCCGAAGCAGCATCTGGGAGACAGGAGACAGGATCCAGAGTCGAGTCCTCCCGTCTCCGCCTCTGAATGGACGGTCCTCATCGCAGGAGGTGGTGCAGGCACGGGTACGGAGACGGGCACGGGCACGCAAACGGGTGAGTGGGCGACCCCGAACCCCGGAACCTGAACCCCAGACCCTAGATCCCAGACCCTAGATCCTATTCTTGGATTCCCCGTTAATCTCTCCCATGGAGGCCCGTTTCGTTGACTGAGGACCGACCGCAGGAGGACCGAGTGGAGGCAGCGCTCGCCAGATCCCAACCGTCGCCGCCCGGCCAGTGGCTCGAGCCGATCTACCGGCGTCACGCCGCGGCCGTGATGCACACCGCGTACCGCATCACCGGCAGCGCCGCCGACGCCGAGGACGTGCTGCAGACCGTGTTCGTGCGTCTCGCCCGGCGAGCCGATCCGCCCGACCTGGACCGGGGCGCCGCCGCCTACCTGCGCCGGGCCGCCACCAACGCTGCGCTCGACCTCGTCCGGTCGCGGTCGGTCCGCACCGCAACCGCGCTCGAGTCCGCGCCGGCGGCGGCCGCCGCCGACCCGGCGCCCGGCCCCGACCGCCTCCACCATGGTCACGAGCTCGGGCGCCGGCTGCGCCGGGCGATCGCCGGGCTGAGCCGGCGCCACGCCGAGATCTTCGTCCTGCGCTACCTCGAGGGCCTCGACAACCCGGCCATCGCCGCGCTCTTCGACACCACCCCGGCCTCGATCGCCGTGACCCTGCACCGAACCCGCGAGCGGCTGGCGGATGAGCTCGCGCCGTACCTCGGAGGATCTCCATGACCGACCGTCACGACGATCTCGAGCGGCTCGACCAGGCCACCGCGGCGATCCGATCCGACCGGCTCGACGACGGCGTGGTCGATGCCGCCACCGAGCGGGTCTGGCAGCGGATCTCGACCGACCTCGAGCGCCCCATCCAGGGCTGCGCGGACTACCAGCTGTTGATTCCCGCGCTGGTCGCCGGCCGCTTGCCGGCGGCGCGCGCCCTGCTGGTCGAGGACCACACTCGCGCCTGCATCGCCTGCCGCCGGGCCCTGATCGCCCGGCGCAGCGCTGCGCTCGGCCCGGTCGCCGAACCGGCCCCCCCGGCTCGACGCGGGCTGCCCCGCCGGGCGCTGATCGCAGCCGCGGCGATCGCGGCCATCGGCCTGATCGCGCTCGCCGCCGGGACCGTCGGCAACCTGGTGGCCGGGCGCAGCCTGACCGCGACCGTGGACTCAGACGGCGGCGCTCTGCAGCGCATCGACGCGGACCTCACGCTGCCGCTCGACCGGGGTGCGGTGGTGCGCGCCCGACAGCTGCTGCGCACCGGCCGCGACGCCTCCGCCCAGCTCCGCCTCGGCGATGGGTCGCTGGTCGAGGTCGCCCCCCGCAGCGAGCTCGAGCTCCGCGCCGGCCTCCGTGGCGCGACCGTCGAGCTGCGGCGCGGCAACATCATCGTCCACGCCGCCGACCAGGGCGCCGGCCGGCTCACCGTCGCCACCGCAGACTGCCTGGTCGCGGTCCGCGGCACGATCTTCGCGGTCGACCACGGCCTCAAGGGCTCCCGCGTCTCGGTCATCGAGGGCGAGGTCGAGGTCCGTCGCGGCGGCCGCCGCGATGTCCTCGCTCCCGGGGATCAGATCACGACCAGCCAGCGTCTCGAGCCGGTGGCGATCGCCGATCAGGTCGCCTGGAGCGCGCACGCCGAGGAGCATGCGGCGCTGCTCCGCGAGCTGTACCGCCTCCAGCGCGACGTGGCGGACGCGATCGCGCCGCGCGCACCGCGGACCTCGTCCCGGCTTCTCGACCTCGTGCCCGGCGACACGGCGCTGTACCTCGCGCTCCCCAACCTGGCGGACGGCCTGGACCAGGCCCGCACCGTCCTCGAGCAGCGCCTCGCCGCCAGCCCGGCGCTGCAGGGCTGGTGGCAGGACCGGATGGTCGCCACCGGCGCCGACCGCGAGATCTTCGCCGTCCTGGACCGGCTGCAGCCGCTCGGCGAGCCGATCGGCGACGAGGTGGTGGTGGCCCTGTCCGAGCGCGGCTTCGGCCCCGGCGCCGGTCCGCTGGCGCTGGCCGTGCTGGACGACCCGGCAGCGTTCAACGCGCTCCTGCGCGATGAGCTGGCGCGGGCCAACGCGGCCGCCGGCCGGCCCGTGCTCGAGCTGGTCGACGAGCCGTCGGACCACCCGCCGTCCACCGCCGGCCTCCTGGTCTGGGTCGACGATGATCTGGTCGTGGCCGCGCCCCGGGTCGAGCAGCTGCGCGCGGTCGCCGACCGGGTCAAGGGGTCCGGCGGGAGCGGGTTCGCGGGCAGCGAGCTCGGCGAGCGGCTGGCCGAGGCCTACCGGGAGGGCGTGACGTGGGTCTTCGGCCTCGACCTCCGCGTCCTCGCCGCCGCCGGCGCGGCCGGCCCGGACGACGCCGGAGCCGTGTTGATGGAGCAGCTCGGCCTCGCCGACGCGACCACCCTGGTGGTGAGCTCGTCGCGCGACCGGGAGCGCCGCGCGATCCGCGCCGCCGTCGACTTCGACCGCCCCCGGCGCGGCATCGCCGGCTGGCTCGCCGATCCCGGACCGATCGGCAGCCTCGACTTCGTGTCGCCCGGCGCGGGCTTCGCGGCGGCGGCCGTGTCGAAGGACGCCGTGGTGATCTTCGACGAGCTGCTGGCCGCCCTCAGCGGCATTGAACCGGAGGTGGCGGGCGAGCTCGCCCGACTCGAGCAGGAGGTCGGGATCGACCTGCGCGCCGATCTTGCCGCCCCGCTCGGCGGCGAGGCGGCCTTCGCCCTCGACGGGCCGGTCGTCCCGATCCCCTCGTGGAAGCTGATCGTCGAGGTCTACGACCCGGAGGCCCTGCTCCACACCATCGAGCGAGTCGTCGCCGCGGCCAACCGCCAGCTCGCCGCCCACGGCCGTCCCGGGCTCGAGCTCGGCGAGACCGAGATCGGGGGGCGCCGGTACCACATCCTGCGCCGCCCACCCGACCCGGTCGAGCTGGCGTTCGTCGTCGTCGACGGCTACCTGGTGGCGGCCCCCGACGCGGCGCTGATCGAGCACGCCCTGCAGTACCGCGCCTCCGGCGTCACCCTGCCGCGCAGCCTGGCCTTCCAGGAGCTGCTCCCGAGCGACGGCAACGCCGACTGCTCCGCCGTGGTCTGGCGCAACCTGGGCACCCTGATCGAGTCGATCCCGGACGCTGCCCTCGGCCAGCTTCCGCCCGAGGCCAGGGTCGCGATCGAGAGCAGCGGCGGGCCCGGCCTGATGTGCGTCTACGGCAGCAGCGACCGGATCCTGGCGACCGCAGGCGGCGACGATCTGCTGAGCGGGCTGCCGCTGCTCGGCGTCGGCCGGCTGCTCGGCGGCGGCCCCCGACCGCACGGCGAGCCCTCGGAACCGCTATCATCACCGGGATGACCGCCACCACACCGGCCGCGCCAGCCGTTGTCGAGCTGGACGGGCTCTCCGTCCGGCTCGGCGGCCGCCCGGTGCTGACCGAGCTCCGGGCGTCACTCGGTGGCCACGCCATCGGGCTCCTCGGCCCGAACGGCGCCGGCAAGACCACCCTGCTGCGCACCCTGCTCGACTTCTTCCGCCCCTGCGCCGGCAGCGCCCGCGTCCTCGGCCAGCCGATCACCGGCGACGGCAAGGAGCTGCGGTCGCGAATCGGCTACATGCCCGAAAGCGATGCTTTCATCGCCGGTCAGACCGCGGTCCGCTTCGTCCGCCTGATGGGCGAGCTCAGCGGGCTTCCCCCCCGAGCCGCGCTCGAGCGGGCGCACGAGGCGCTGTTCTACGTCGGCCTCGGCGAGGCCCGCTACCGCAAGGTCGGCACCTTCTCGACCGGCATGAAGCAGATGGTCAAGCTCGCCCAGGCACTGGTCCACGGCCCCCGGCTGCTGATGCTGGACGAGCCGACCAACGGCCTCGACCCGCCGGCACGGGCGCGCATGCTCGAGCTGATCCGCGACATCAGGGACCGTGGCGAGACCCACGTCCTGCTGTCGTCGCATCTGCTCGCCGACGTCGAGTCGGTGTGCGACGAGGTGCTGATCCTCAAGCAGGGCCGGGTCGCCGCCTGCTGCAGCCTCGCCGAGCAGCGGCGTGCGAACCGGTCGTTCGTCGAGCTCGAGCTGGCCCAGCCCGCGGCCGGCTTCGCCGACGGCCTCGCCGCGCTGGGCTGCGAGGTGGCCCTCGCCGGAGACCGCCGGCTCAAGCTGGTGATGCCCGCATCGGTGACCGTCCGCGACCTGTTCGAGGTCGCCGCCCGGCGCCGGGCCGCCATCCGGCGGCTGGACTGCAAGCGCGACTCGCTGCAGGACATCTTCCTGCGCGCCATGGAGGACGACCATGGCGGTCTATGAGCGCACGTGGCGACCGTACGCCGGAGCGGTCACGCCGGTGCGCAGCCGCTTCCTGGTCGTCACCCGGTACGCGCTGGCGCAGGCGTTTTCATCGCGGCTGTTCACCGCCTTCTACGCCGCCTGCTTCTTGCCGTCGCTGCTCGGCCTGTTCCTGATCTACCTCAGCCACAACCTGGGCCTGCTCGAGCAGCTCGGACTGACCCGCGAGCTGATGGGCGGCCTGACCCTCACCTTCTTCCGGATCCTGTTCCTGTGGCAGGCCGTGCCGGCCTTCTTCCTGATGGCCATCCTCGCCCCCAGCCTGATCGCGCCCGATCTCGCGAACAGCGCGCTCCCGCTCTACCTGAGCCGGCCGATCGACCGCCGCGACTACGTGCTCGGCAAGCTCGCCGTGCTGTTCGTCGTGGTGTCGCCGCCGACCTGGGTGATGGGGCTCGCCGTGTTCCTGCTCCAGACCTCGGAGGAGGGCCTGCGCTGGGGGCTGTCGAACTGGCGGATCGCGCTCGCCTACCTGGTCGGGCACCTGGTCTGGATCCTGGTCATCTCGCTGCTCGGGCTGGCGATCTCGGCCTGGGTGCGGTTCCGACCGGCGGCGCTGGGCGCCCTGTTCGCGCTGCTGTTCGTGCTGAGCGCGTTCGGGTCGGCGGTGAACGGCATCACGCGGACCGCGATCGGCGACGCTGCCCACCTGATCCGGGCCATCGCGAGCGTCGTCCAGCACCTGTTCAGCGCGCCGACCTCGAGCGGGCTGCCGGTGCTCGTCAACTGGTGCACGCTGGCTGCCGTCGCCCTGCTGTCGGCCGTGGTCCTGAACTGGAAGCTGCGGGCGCACGAGGTGGTGCGGTGAGCCCCGACACCATCACCCTGCGCGACGTCTCGAAGTTCTACGGCGAGGTCCTCGGCGTCAACCGGATCTCGCTCGACCTCAAGCCCGGCCTGACCGGGCTGGTCGGCCCCAACGGCTCCGGCAAGAGCACCCTGATGCACCTGCTGACCGGACTGCTGCGCCCCACCCGGGGCGAGATCTCGGTGCTGGGGCTGTCGCCCGCCGACCCGGAACGCCTGCTCGAGGTCGTCGGCTACTGCACCCAGTACGACTCGTTCCCGTCCGGGTCGACCGGCCTGTCCTTCCTTCGCCACTCCCTCGCGCTGCACGGGCTGCCCGCGGCCGAGGCCGACCGCCGTTCCTGGGAGCTGCTCGCGCAGGTCGGGCTGAGCGATGCCGCCCGCCGCCGGATTGCGGGTTACTCCAAGGGCATGCGGCAGCGGATCAAGCTCGCCCGCGCGCTGTGCCACGCGCCGCGCGTGCTGGTGCTCGACGAACCCCTCAATGGGCTCGACCCGATGGGCCGCGCCGAGATGATCCGGCTGTTCCAGGACCTGGCCGCGGACGGCCGCTTCGTGATCGTGTCCAGCCACATCCTGCACGAGGTCGGCGCGATCTGCGACGCCGTGGTCATGGTTCACGGCGGCTCGGTGGTTGCGGAGGGCCAGATCCGCACGGTGCGCGAGGAGATCACCAGCCAGCCGATCCAGGTCCTGGTCCGCTGCGACCGGCCGCAGGCGATCGCGGCGCGGGCCTTCACGTTCGACCACGTGGTCGAGGCCAAGCTGCTCGACGACGGGGCGAGCGTGCTGATCCGGACCCGGGACGCCGACGCCTTCTACGCCGCCCTCACCGGCATGGTCATCGAGTCGGGGGTGGCGGTGGAGACGGTGCTGCCGGCGGACGAGAGCATGGACGCCGTCTACGGTTACCTGATCGGCCAGCCGGGAGCCCCGACATGAGCGGCAATCGATGGACCCGGTCGCGGCGCCAGGCCTGGGCGGTCGCCCGTCACGAGATCAGGCTCGCGGTCTTCGGCCGCCGCGTGCTGCCGGTGCTGCTGCTCGTCGGCATGCCGCTCGCCCTGGCCGCCCTGCGAGCCGTCTTCCTCCCCGCCCGTCAGCGCCTCGACGTCGGGCACAGCACGGCCGACTTCGCCCAGATGTTCGCCCTGTTCCATCTCCGCTTCGTGGTCTTCTTCGCCTGCGCCCTGCTCTTCGCCAAGCTGTTCCGCGGCGAGATCCTCGAGCGCAGCCTGCACTACAGCCTGCTCGCGCCGGTGCGCCGGGCGGTCCTGGTCGTGGGCAAGTACCTGGGCGGCGTGATCGCGGCCTGGATCGTGCTGCTGACCAGCACCGGGCTCACATTCCTCCTGTTCCACCTTCCCCACGGCGCCGCCGGTGTGCGCCAGCTGCTGTCGCCGGCCGGCCTGTCCGACCTGGCCGGCTACCTCGCGGTGGTGGCGCTCGCCTGCTGCGCCTACGGCGCGGCGTTCCTGCTCGCCGGCCTCTACTTCGGCAACCCGATGGTGCCGGCGCTGATCTTCCTCGGCTGGGAGGTCGCCACCCCGTTCCTGCCGCCGGCGCTCAAGGCGCTCAGCTTCGTTCACTACCTGGGGTCGCTGCTGCCGGTCGCCCCGTCGCTCGGCCCGCTGGCGCTGCTCACGCGGCCGGTCGACCCCTGGCTCGCCGTCCTCGGCCTGCTCACCGCCACCGTGCTGCTGCTCGCCCTCGCGGTTCGCGTGGCCGGCCGGCTGGAGGTGACGTATGCCGCTGAGTGAGGATCTGGGGGCTGGGATCCAGGGGATAGGGACCCACTTTCGCTTCCGTTCCCGTCCCCGTTCCCGTTCCCGAGTCACTCAGCCGGCCTCGCCACCCTCCAGGGGATCGCCCGGGGGGAAGCCCAGGAAGACCGGTTCGGGCCGCAGCCGGACCCCGAAGAGTTCGCCGACCCTGGTCCGGATGCCGCGCGCAAGGCCAAGCAGCTCGCCGGTCGTCGCCCCCCCGCGGTTGACCAGGGCGAGCGCGTGCCGGGTCGAGATGCCGACCCGACCGGCGACGTGCCCCTTGCCGAACCCGGCGCGCTCGATCAGCCAGGCGGCCGGCACCTTGCGGCGGTCGCCGCCGGCCGGGAAGCTCGGTACCGCCTCGTCGATGCCCGCCGCCAGCGAGCGCTCCTGCACCGCCCGCAGCTCGTGCGGCGCCAGCACCGGGTTGACGAAGAACGAGCCGGCGCTGCGCCGGTTGGGATCGGCCGGGTCGATGACCATCGACTTCGAGCGCCGCAGCTCGAGCACCGCCCGGCGGACCGCCGCCAGCGACGGTGGGTGCCGTTCCACGGCGAGCGCGTTCGCGAGCTCCGGGTAGGCGATCGTCGGCGACCCCGCGGGCCGTAGCCGGAAGCTGACCGACACGACCACGAACCGGTCGGGCTGCTCGCGCAGCGTGCTGGTCCGGTAGCCGAGGCCGAGGTCCCGCGCCCCGAGCTCGACCACCTCCAGTGAGGCGCGGTCGATCGCCCGCACCCGCTCGATCGTGTCGCCGGCCTCCTGGCCGTAGGCGCCGACGTTCTGGATCGGCGTGGCGCCGGCCGTCCCGGGGATCCCCGACAGGCACTCCAGGCCGGCCCAGCCCTCACCGACGCAGCGCTCGACCAGCGCGTCCCACGGCTCGCCGGCCGCCGCCGTCACCAGCACCCCGCCGGCCTCGGCCTCAACCGCCACGCCGCACGCGACGACCCGCAGCACCAGGCCGTCGACGCCACTGTCGGCCACCACCACGTTGCTGCCGCCACCGAGCACGGTCACCGGCAGGCCGCGCTCGCGCGCCCAGCGCAGCGCGTCGACCACCGCTGCCGCGTCCCCCGCCTCGACCAGCCAGCGAGCCGGCCCGCCCAGCTCGAACGTGGTCAGCGGAGCCAGGGCGACGCCCCCGCGGAGCCCCCTCGGCGGACCGGCACTGGCGCTCATCACCGCGGCCAGTGTGCCCCACGCCGTGGCGCGCGGCAAGCGCGCGGCGGTCCGCCGTCGCCGCCTGCCGGGCCCGGCAGAGCCCGCTCGCCCGGCCGCCGGCGGTGGCCGCCGCACCGGCTGCGCCCGGAACCGCTACAATCCACCGGCTGGAGGGTCACGATGCGACTTCACGTCACCGCCGTCCTGGCCGCCCTGCTGGTCGCGCCGGCAGCGCTCGCCCAGATCGATGTTCCCGCTCCGGGTGTCGCACTGCCCGCCGCGGCCGCCCGCCACGCCGACGAGATCTCGGCCAAGCGCGCGCGCTTCGAGCGAGCTCTCGACCTCGGCACGGCGACGCCCAAGGGCTGGGCCCCGATTCCCGAGCCGTCCACCATCGACGTCACCCACTACGACCTCGACCTCGCCGTCGACATCGGCAGGCGGCTGCTCTCCGGCACCGCGCGGATCGAGGTCGCGGCGGCGAGAGACGCCCTGCGCGCGATCGCGCTCGACGCCGACCTCGGGCTGCGGGTGATCTCCGTGGTCCTGCTCGCCGACGGCCGGCACCCTGCCGACTCGCCCCGCTCACTGCCGTTCACCCACGCCGACGATCGGCTCACGGCCTGGTTGCCCGGCCCGCTCGACGCCGGCGACACGGTGACTCTCCTGATCTCCTACGGCGGCCGCGCCTCCCGCTTCGGCGACGGAGTCAACTGGTACTCCCACATGGGGTCGCCGGAGATCTTCACCTTCGCCGAGCCGTTCGGCGCCCGGGTCTGGTTCCCGTGCAACGACCGTCCCGACGACAAGGCCACC is a genomic window containing:
- a CDS encoding ABC transporter ATP-binding protein is translated as MTATTPAAPAVVELDGLSVRLGGRPVLTELRASLGGHAIGLLGPNGAGKTTLLRTLLDFFRPCAGSARVLGQPITGDGKELRSRIGYMPESDAFIAGQTAVRFVRLMGELSGLPPRAALERAHEALFYVGLGEARYRKVGTFSTGMKQMVKLAQALVHGPRLLMLDEPTNGLDPPARARMLELIRDIRDRGETHVLLSSHLLADVESVCDEVLILKQGRVAACCSLAEQRRANRSFVELELAQPAAGFADGLAALGCEVALAGDRRLKLVMPASVTVRDLFEVAARRRAAIRRLDCKRDSLQDIFLRAMEDDHGGL
- a CDS encoding ABC transporter ATP-binding protein, with the protein product MSPDTITLRDVSKFYGEVLGVNRISLDLKPGLTGLVGPNGSGKSTLMHLLTGLLRPTRGEISVLGLSPADPERLLEVVGYCTQYDSFPSGSTGLSFLRHSLALHGLPAAEADRRSWELLAQVGLSDAARRRIAGYSKGMRQRIKLARALCHAPRVLVLDEPLNGLDPMGRAEMIRLFQDLAADGRFVIVSSHILHEVGAICDAVVMVHGGSVVAEGQIRTVREEITSQPIQVLVRCDRPQAIAARAFTFDHVVEAKLLDDGASVLIRTRDADAFYAALTGMVIESGVAVETVLPADESMDAVYGYLIGQPGAPT
- a CDS encoding UDP-N-acetylmuramate dehydrogenase → MSASAGPPRGLRGGVALAPLTTFELGGPARWLVEAGDAAAVVDALRWARERGLPVTVLGGGSNVVVADSGVDGLVLRVVACGVAVEAEAGGVLVTAAAGEPWDALVERCVGEGWAGLECLSGIPGTAGATPIQNVGAYGQEAGDTIERVRAIDRASLEVVELGARDLGLGYRTSTLREQPDRFVVVSVSFRLRPAGSPTIAYPELANALAVERHPPSLAAVRRAVLELRRSKSMVIDPADPNRRSAGSFFVNPVLAPHELRAVQERSLAAGIDEAVPSFPAGGDRRKVPAAWLIERAGFGKGHVAGRVGISTRHALALVNRGGATTGELLGLARGIRTRVGELFGVRLRPEPVFLGFPPGDPLEGGEAG